In Mongoliitalea daihaiensis, one DNA window encodes the following:
- a CDS encoding T9SS type A sorting domain-containing protein — MLRKISFFAFTLILVALQVQANSCSEVPFTNQVTNSTGTEARPNQISFANNAISSSSVVKVSGSGFHVWETSNSTTIRGIIVESGANVALGTANNNANRAAFSIEGTASQKGRIIVRNGATLNLAWISDLRNTIICVEDGGTVNFNSSGSNTRNRFIFDGVDIVLNGPNAKLNFDNATIQINGEVNITGATGPIDCVNNSPVTSSSTTNISWTSSTTGICAFGLGIGLPVEFVYVKGNLNLKNRSVSLTWATAKEWENSHFEIERAIDQVNSFETMGEVDGVGFSDEVVTYSFEDAKLPLSGGMAYYRLKQVDFDGTYAYSEVVAVRIPGAANVSNVWKAFPNPNKGGERFNLELANRAAYADELVIVKLVSPVGKQEVFSGKDVRQLSDTISQAFQKSTNGLYIVEVAWGNQKEQIKVMKQ, encoded by the coding sequence ATGCTTCGTAAAATTAGTTTCTTCGCCTTTACATTAATTTTGGTTGCGCTTCAAGTTCAAGCGAACAGCTGTTCTGAAGTACCATTCACAAATCAAGTAACAAATTCTACTGGTACTGAGGCAAGGCCAAATCAAATTAGTTTTGCAAATAACGCTATATCTTCAAGCTCTGTTGTAAAGGTAAGCGGTAGTGGTTTTCACGTTTGGGAAACATCTAACTCCACAACAATTAGAGGAATAATCGTTGAGTCAGGTGCAAACGTAGCTCTTGGAACAGCAAACAATAATGCAAACAGAGCAGCATTTTCAATAGAAGGAACTGCTAGCCAAAAAGGACGTATAATTGTAAGAAATGGTGCAACCCTAAACTTGGCTTGGATTTCCGATCTCCGCAATACAATAATATGCGTTGAGGATGGAGGAACTGTCAACTTTAATTCTAGTGGCTCAAATACTAGAAATAGATTCATTTTTGACGGTGTAGATATCGTATTAAATGGACCGAATGCGAAACTAAATTTTGATAACGCAACTATCCAGATAAATGGCGAAGTAAACATTACAGGTGCAACTGGACCTATAGACTGTGTAAACAATAGCCCTGTAACTTCAAGCAGTACGACAAATATTTCATGGACTTCTAGTACCACAGGCATTTGTGCATTTGGATTGGGTATTGGTCTTCCAGTAGAGTTTGTATACGTTAAAGGAAATTTAAATCTTAAAAACCGTTCAGTATCGCTTACTTGGGCAACAGCCAAAGAATGGGAAAACTCTCACTTCGAAATCGAGCGTGCTATCGATCAGGTAAATTCTTTCGAAACCATGGGCGAAGTAGACGGTGTTGGTTTCTCAGATGAGGTCGTAACCTATTCATTTGAAGATGCTAAACTTCCACTTTCAGGTGGCATGGCTTACTACAGATTAAAGCAAGTGGATTTTGATGGAACATACGCATACAGCGAAGTAGTGGCCGTAAGAATCCCGGGTGCTGCCAATGTAAGTAATGTATGGAAAGCCTTCCCTAATCCTAACAAAGGAGGAGAGCGCTTCAACTTGGAATTGGCCAACCGTGCAGCTTATGCAGATGAATTGGTGATTGTAAAATTAGTATCCCCAGTAGGAAAGCAAGAAGTGTTCTCTGGAAAAGACGTTAGACAACTCTCGGATACCATCAGCCAAGCATTTCAAAAATCAACCAATGGCTTATACATCGTAGAAGTTGCTTGGGGCAATCAAAAAGAACAGATAAAAGTGATGAAACAATAA
- a CDS encoding T9SS type A sorting domain-containing protein: MPSPIEKLLLKKYKKSAKKLEFSYLMISLFLALVPGMFINAEAQSCNTCDFTFNSTGGPTIPNNANGIRVCIAANRTTAINFNNAQNVIICIEQGVTVNADFNSLSSLATINNFGIFTARNDYNGNWTINNSGTLTVNFANLNSGRTINSTGTFIRNGDFTINGSLNLSGTSSVSGNFTVNGGAQVSNSGTLGVGGNYQSNGQTNSSAGTINIGGNLTNNGSGSFSVSGGNIGGNVQNDGNIAIHGFLDIAGNLTMNGGANVSAGDNNQPNYLNVGGDITGAGCLNGNNGILFTNKFQTSGGICRNGQVFIGQRTGCLEIIELPAIASGSEQVFERIYIFRCSTGWTVPALSEDEEPFDEAEILVVAGGGGGGRGTSAGGGGAGGLIYNSSVNLNPGDVLPVIVGTGGLGSTSINSRGGNGTNSSFLNFVAVGGGGGGSNSNGVLSGNPGGSGGGGANAGGSGGNNQAGQGNRGGQANNSGGGNRSGAGGGGAGGAAPNVANGNGNPGGPGGDGSAQSISGELVIYSGGGGGTGQNTPGDGGSGVGGNGNNSGNGGNGRTPGSGGGAGSLGGGNGTDGIVIIRKRFVITPVEYLYFNGSFNSSQRAVTLQWATGKEWENSHFEIERAINQVQDFQTIGEVEGAGFSDVPVSYTFVDDRLPMAGGMAYYRLRQVDFDGTYAYSDVVGVRTFPQQTDGKVWVTYPNPTTGHAFTLDLLNTDSYQDESLQIHLIATTGKKFTISGRNLTEISREIGQNLQILERGVYILEVRWGNKIEIHKIYKM; the protein is encoded by the coding sequence ATTCCACAGGAGGACCTACTATACCCAATAATGCCAATGGGATACGGGTATGTATTGCTGCCAATAGAACAACAGCAATTAATTTCAATAATGCGCAAAATGTAATTATCTGTATCGAACAAGGAGTGACAGTAAATGCTGATTTCAATAGTCTAAGCAGCTTAGCTACCATCAATAATTTTGGAATATTTACGGCACGCAACGATTACAATGGTAACTGGACCATTAACAACTCGGGGACATTGACCGTCAATTTTGCTAACCTCAATTCCGGACGAACGATCAACAGTACAGGGACTTTTATCCGCAATGGAGACTTTACAATCAATGGCTCACTCAATCTTTCCGGTACCTCATCAGTTTCAGGAAACTTTACGGTCAATGGTGGGGCACAGGTTTCTAATTCAGGCACATTAGGCGTAGGCGGCAACTATCAAAGCAATGGGCAGACCAATTCATCCGCTGGCACCATCAACATAGGGGGCAACCTTACCAATAATGGTAGCGGATCATTCAGTGTGAGTGGTGGTAATATAGGTGGGAATGTTCAAAATGACGGAAACATCGCTATACATGGCTTTTTGGATATTGCTGGTAACCTTACCATGAATGGGGGCGCCAATGTTTCCGCAGGAGATAACAATCAGCCCAATTACCTAAACGTGGGTGGGGATATAACTGGAGCAGGGTGTTTAAATGGAAATAACGGTATACTCTTTACCAATAAGTTTCAAACTTCAGGTGGAATTTGCCGCAATGGGCAAGTTTTTATTGGGCAAAGAACTGGTTGCTTGGAAATTATTGAATTACCTGCCATTGCCTCAGGTTCCGAACAGGTGTTTGAAAGGATTTACATTTTCAGATGTAGCACAGGTTGGACAGTCCCTGCATTATCTGAAGATGAAGAACCCTTTGATGAAGCGGAGATCCTTGTAGTCGCGGGAGGCGGTGGTGGTGGTAGAGGAACAAGTGCTGGCGGTGGCGGTGCGGGAGGACTGATTTATAATTCTTCTGTCAATTTAAATCCTGGAGATGTACTACCCGTTATCGTTGGAACAGGTGGTCTTGGATCTACTTCTATTAATTCTCGCGGAGGAAATGGAACCAATTCTAGTTTTTTAAATTTTGTAGCTGTCGGAGGTGGTGGAGGTGGTTCAAACAGTAATGGGGTATTAAGTGGAAACCCTGGTGGGTCTGGGGGCGGAGGTGCAAACGCTGGAGGTAGCGGAGGAAATAATCAAGCAGGACAAGGAAACAGAGGGGGACAAGCAAATAATTCAGGGGGAGGAAATAGATCTGGAGCTGGAGGCGGAGGGGCTGGAGGGGCTGCTCCAAATGTTGCCAATGGCAATGGCAACCCTGGAGGACCCGGAGGAGATGGGTCTGCTCAGAGTATTAGTGGTGAACTTGTTATTTACTCGGGAGGTGGCGGTGGAACTGGGCAAAATACACCTGGGGATGGTGGCTCCGGAGTTGGAGGAAATGGGAATAATTCAGGAAATGGAGGAAATGGCAGAACTCCAGGATCAGGAGGCGGGGCTGGCTCATTAGGTGGTGGAAACGGTACCGATGGAATAGTCATTATTAGAAAGCGATTTGTAATCACACCTGTAGAATACCTTTACTTCAATGGCTCATTTAATTCCTCACAGCGAGCAGTGACTCTGCAATGGGCTACGGGCAAAGAATGGGAAAACTCACACTTTGAAATCGAACGAGCGATCAATCAGGTTCAGGATTTCCAAACAATCGGAGAAGTGGAAGGAGCTGGCTTCTCAGATGTTCCAGTTTCCTACACATTTGTAGACGACCGTCTGCCCATGGCGGGAGGAATGGCCTATTATCGCTTAAGACAAGTGGATTTTGATGGAACCTATGCATACAGCGATGTGGTGGGAGTTCGCACCTTCCCACAACAAACAGATGGAAAAGTATGGGTTACCTACCCTAACCCTACTACTGGCCATGCATTTACCTTGGATTTATTGAACACCGATTCCTATCAAGATGAATCTTTACAAATTCATTTGATTGCTACAACAGGAAAGAAATTTACCATTAGTGGGAGAAATCTAACTGAAATAAGCAGAGAAATAGGTCAAAACCTACAAATACTAGAGCGTGGAGTCTATATTTTAGAGGTAAGGTGGGGAAATAAGATCGAAATACACAAAATTTACAAAATGTGA